In the Motacilla alba alba isolate MOTALB_02 chromosome 6, Motacilla_alba_V1.0_pri, whole genome shotgun sequence genome, GGCCAAAGTCAATCATCTTGTGACCCTATAAATGGTGGTCCTAAGTGAGACCCTTTGAGTTCTCCtggactgcagcagctgcaccagcaCCTCCCTGTGACTGGGGCACCTCTGAGAGCTCCCAAGCCAAGCTTGTGGTACTCAAGGAGCCATCTCTGACAACAAGGCTGAGGCTGATTCCCCACCCCACCACATCTCTACATTCCTCAAAGTGAAACCCTAGCCTGTCAGGAAATGCAAAGTGCAAGTATTGATGATTTGGTGTGAGTATTTCAGTGAATCTGAGGAGAATTCTTGATAGGAGCCTTTACATCCATAGAAATTTGTGTACACGTCATTTTACCTGTGTGCCTGTGAATTGATTATGGTATGAATGTAACTGTCTCAAATCCATTGTTAAGTCATTGTTGTAGTGGGCCCTACTGAATCACTATTGTAAATGTCAAAGAATTCAATGATTAAGTGCTGCTAAACCCTTTTGCACCCTTATCTTTGCATCCATGTCCTTTACACCTTTACCTGCTTTTGCATTCCCAGATTCTATACAAGTAATTTCAAATTGCTTCTAATTTGATCTTCCTTTTTATGCTTCAGCCTGTGTAGTAAATAGTAGAGTGAACCTTGCCATCAAACTCTGTCAAGTTGCATTTCCACAAATTCATACTAAACCCTGCTTTTGCCAATACCTTTGGTGGTGTTTCTTTAAGCAGCCAAACTACTCGTTTGTGAGAGCTGTAAGAAAAGGTTTCTGCCAGGTAGCTGTGCCTGGTTCTGTGACAAACTTTGTGGACCCACCTTGTGCAGATTGAACTCTTTTATTTGCCTTCTACTACATCTGGTTCCTTGGTTTTCTGCTTCAGCTGAAATATAAAAACCAATTTATTTGCCCAGGCTGTGGCATCTCATCAGATGAGGCCTGTGATCCTGTTTCCTTGCATTGACAATGACACCAAGTGCCAAGTAAAGGTTGGTGTTCTGGGCAAATCCTTATACTGGTGTGATGTTTTCATCCTTGCTCACAGCAGGAAGATCAAACAGAAGAATGGGTTGAAGatagctgaagagaaaaaagctcTGGGAAtttattacttaattttttttttccacagggagaaaaaaaaaaaaggcagcaccTCTTGGAAACCGTTATATTAAGTACAGTTTGCAAGAACTGTGTATGAAAATAAgttaaaattgttttgattGTTCATGAGAAAGGAGACAAAAGGTAGCATggtaaaagaattaaaaaggaCGTGGTTGCAGAAGGTGGGAACATCTGTTCTGCTACTTCTAATGACAGAACTTGGGACAATTCATGTGaacaaaaagtagaaaatatatacaaaatgcaataatttttgttctgtgtgcGATTGACAGTGGAACTTGCTCCACTAGAAAAGTTTAAGACTTAAACTTTATACAAACTAGAATCAGTcacttacacagagatgaagAACAAGAACAATAATGACTATATATAtagaaagataaataaatactgTGTTCAAGTTGCTCAGCAATTATTAGAAGCAGAAAGAATGGTACTAAAGTGCTTGTTAGAGAGTTCTTACACCTGAGTCAGAAATGTTCCAGGtcagcccctgccagccagcACTTTGGCCACAGCTATGCTCCAGGGTCACAGTTTGTATTGTGGCTGCTGCATAGGCAGCATCACATCGATTGGTTTCATTTTAGCTTCCCTGGTAATTTTGTTAAACACTTGCTGGTGGCTGTGACTTGCTTCTGCTCAAGAGTTATTCTTTggaagtgtttttctttccttgaaagTAATTAAATACTCTGAAGTTAATCAGAGACCTCGTGTGCTTTTTTACATGTCACAAGGTCATGTATCTTGGGCTGATGACAGGATTGCAAATGGAGACAGAGTGGTCAGAGGCTGCACTAATCCCTGGCATGAGGGATGTGGAGGAGCAGCAAATAAAGCAGGGGCTATGTTAAGTGGGTGGgcaaatgcttttgaaaaaaccCTCTAAATAGACTGattcctcttttccctgtgTGTACCTGGCTAACactgttttgtgttttccctgggTGCTCTGGAGCTGATCCTGGGAGCTTCTCCTTCCTGAGAGCCACAGGAAGAGACATACTGTCCATGTACCTGTGAAAATATTCCTTGAGTTCAGATGAAGAAATTTAAATAGCCCATGCTGCACTCCATCTTTTTAAATCCTTGCTCACTCTAAGCCCTACGTGTAGCTGCAGCTAAGGGAAAGTTTGGGGAAGTCCACCTGCCACAGAAATCCTTTTgtgatttcctttaaaaattcatgcCAGATATGGATTTATACTTGGTTTATTTGCTTTCCTACTAAATATTCCTGCCCCTCACACTCATACATGTTCTTTCTGCATAAAccaaatatttctctgtttgAGCTCCAGTGCCCCAGTGATgaccacaaataaaaatacagcaaggAACACAGCAAAACCTTTCAGCAGCAAATAGCTTCAGGAAGATGGTTTGTGTCCATTGTTTCAGTGGGATGAAACTCAGCATTTCAGTGCAAACAAGCAAGTACTGTCTCTGGGCAGCACACAGCTTCAGAACAGCTTTGGTGtggttggaaaaaaacccaaaaaatccccaccaaaccaaccaaccaaaaaccaaaccagcttTTATATTCACCCTCACTGTGTACGTAGATGTGCGTATGAATGATTTTTAACTTGTCCTATGCAATGACACAGGTGGtattccctcctttttttttttttttacagaaacgCAGATGAACATATTTTAGTCTGTTCTGTAGAAAGCAGGGTGTTTTGGCTCTCAGGGACCCCATgcttttgaaatgctgaaaatctCAAAGGAAATGACCGATTGCCTCCCTCCCTGTGGGGCTCCAAGGTTTTGGCCTGAGTCACAAGCAGAGACTGAAACAGGACTGTGACAGCCCTGCACGGGACTGGAGAGCCTCCCGTTTTTGCTCTGACCCCAGCCCAGAAGCAGCCCCTGATACAGGTGTGGAACAGGTGGAATTTGAaggaggcaagaaaaaaaaaaaagaaatgaaaatatcttgaaGTATTTATTTCATCTGAATGCTTAGACAAGACTCCTTCACTCTTCAAggcacattcttttttttttcttttaaatattcagaaataattaaaaataatagtaataagTATAAAAATGTCTAGCTCTTCACATGCATACTGAGGGCTGCAAAGCTGTAAAATAAGGACTGCTGCTATTGTGTCAGCAATTTAGCCTGATACTAGCTTAAACTGCCTTACAAGAGGAGCAAAGAGCTTACACTGACCACAGCTCCAACCCTGAGACTGCAGACCAGAGAAAAAGAGCCTCGTGGCACCTGTGTGAGGGGACAGCAATGCTCCTGTGATCTCTGGTTAAACAGAGGAGCACGGAAATCCTCTTTTTAGATGAGGGCACCTGAGCCAGCTCTGTCAGAACACgtttgtgctgctgttcccatgGCTCACAATGCAGCAGCAAATTTGGGCGCTGAAATGGCCCCATCTCAGCTGCAGGAAGTTCCTGCAAGACAGGGCAAATTCATCACAGAGCTCAGCCCCATGTTTGGcaggggagcccagggagggtttgggTGGTGATAATTCCCTCCTTGGCAaaggcagcccaggccagggctCCCCTCTTTGTCCGGGGCTGTGGGTGATGCTGTGCAGTCCAGGCAGGGCACAAACTGAAAGCCACCCTCTCCCTCCCGATCTCCCTGGAAGATCTCTTCTGTCACAttcagctcttttcttttttaacaacgcttttccctcccctccccttgAAGTTTTCCTGTCTTGACCAGCAGTTTCAATGTCACCTCTTCAAATGTCACCTGCGATCCCCTCCTTCACCCTGGCTGCCCTTCCCCAGGTCATTTCTACattcttcataaaaaaaacaaccaaatcaGCGTCACCACTGCATCCTTCCCTCCTAATCTGGAGCAGtgcctctgccctggctgggacagGCTCATGGCAGAGCCCAATGGAGGCCACACAGGGACCCAGGGCAGGGCAAAGGCGTGGGGACAGCAGGTGCCACCCTGCAAAGGTGGCTCGGCCAGGGCACTGGGGGGCTCCTGGAAACCTGCACTGGCTGCCCGGTAAAaacccccagggctgggctgccgATCAGAATGGAAGCAAGAGCTGTTCAGAAGGCAGCTCTAAATGTCTGTATCTGTGCACACGAGCTGTGCCAGTGCGTTTGGATGTGCCCGTGTCTCTGTGCGCTGTCACACACGCACGGATGCGCGTCCAGAAGTGCCTGCCTGGCCCGGCACGGGCAGGACAGGTTGGGAGGTGAGCAGCGCCCTGCACGGGGTGGcacctggcagggtgggcaccTCTGGGGCACCGGCAGCACCACGGGCACGGGCACAGGCACAGGCGGGGATCGGCCCTGCGAGCCCAGGGAGTGCTACAAGGGCTGGGTCGGAGCCGAGCACGGGACTGGGAAtgccccaaactgccccaggAGGGAAATCACCCTCTAGGAAGTGGACCTCAAGCCCCCCActcaaaatgaaacattaaattaaattttaaaaaaagtaaaaatcgGGTTGGTTATGTAGGGATAgggttttgttgatttttttttttcagtgcgTGTGTAAATGAAGGCAATTTGGGTGCTACAAATATAAGCACCCAAATACAAATACGAAAATACACCTAATTCCGTCATCATATAGATATAATATATTTCACTCTCACCACATAAATACAAAACATCCAAATATCCAAAACATTCAGAACAAAAGTTAGTAGCAAGGGCTCAGCGCTCGattcattcattattttttcgACTAGTTGCCTAGAAACTTCAGACGTAAAtaatttacaataaaattactattttcttttcatccagCTCCTTCTGTCCAGTTCTGGTCTATAGTTAATTCTATATTCTACAGCAACCATTCcactttttgtaattttttttttcttttttggttaCAGTTTGGTGGCACGTATTTATACAGTTTGTAAACGCCATGTGTTAAAagttcaaagaaagaaaagaaacttaaaaccaaagtaaatattttttttcccccaaagaacTACCTAAGTACAGCATCCCTTTTGTGGCAAATTCAAGTACTGAAattgaacagaaaatattcGATCCAGAATACTAGAAGGTGACATACATATGTTTGTGGAGAAAATAGCAGTaagaattatgaaaaaaaagtttgttacATAGATGTGttttaaagtacaaaaataacaataaaagatacgttttttatattttacgtttgttttaaatgaagtGTGAGCGATATGCGAGAGGGTTATTTAAGGAGGAAGGAAGGCtacaagggtttttttgtgtttagaTGAACATTGAGATTATTTGGAAAAATCAAATagagcaataaaaattaaaattacgATCGCAACAGATCTAGATACAAATAGATTTCTGAGTTCCATGATTTATCTGCAGACTTGTTTTTGCAGATAAGCTCCGCGGGACAGGCCCGTCggaattcaaatttaaaaaaaaaaaaaaaaaaaggaaaaaagggggaaaaaaaggggggggacGTTGTGTTATCTCGAAGGAAGAGACAATTTTATGCAAAATTTGTGCAGCCACTGGTTTCTGTCTCCCCTATTCGTGACTGTACGTTCAGTCCGTTTCGGCCCTTCCCACATTCAAGATTTACcgtgaaaaagaaaagttgctGGAGGATTTCCTGACTGGTGCTAAGGGCTCGGTCGGGGCTGTAGTGCAGCGAGTGCGGGGGTAAACGGGGGCCACAGGAGGGGCCCCAAAACCTTTGTGCTTAGAAATCACTGAGCCTGGgagacacaaaaaaaccaccccaaaacgGGCATCACCTGGCAGCTCCATCCTCCTCTCTCCGAAACGCCGCTCCCTCGCTCGGCATTGGCTAGAGCCGATCGAAGGGAGCCCGGCCGACCCTCGCCCCGACCGCTGACCCTCTGCGTGCCTTCCCGAACGAACGAACAGCGCGATCGCCCCTCCCGCCCGGACAGACGGACcgcggggcaggggcagcgcaCCGGGAGGCGCCCGCAGCCCctcgccccggccccggccccggccccgccgcctcgcccggccccgcgggctccgggccccgctccgcccggccccgctccgccccggccCGCGGAGGGAGCCGcgccgcggggctcgggggcggcggggagcggggcgaCGGCTGCCGCCCGTCCCATAAATACCGCCACAAATAGAgactataaatataaataggGGGAAGGTACTTAGAGTCAGTCCAGTGCTTTTTTCTCAGCGCTCTCTTTATTGTTGGTCCGGGAGTAGGGCTCGAAGGCGGACGAGCTCAGGTAGCGGGCCGACAGTTCCTGCAAGTTGCCCGCCAGCGAGCCGGCCACGGCCAGGGGCGCGGAGGAGAGGCGGCCGGCCACCGAGCCCAGCAGCGCGGGCACCGGCAGCCCGAAGAGCCCgtgccccgcggccgccgccccgtGCAGAGCCGCGGGCGGGGggggcccggccgcgccgctgGCGGCCGGAGGGTGCGGGGAGCCGCCGCctcccggagccgccgccgcgctgccgccgcccgccgcggccAGGCCGGGCCCGCGCAGCGCCGAGCCCAGCGCGCCCGTGGCGCAGGGCGGCAGGAggccgggcagccccggcggcGACAGCAGCCGGCCTTGCTCCAGCAGCCGCAGGACGCTGCAGGTGGCGGCGGTCTCGGACACCACCGACCGCAGCTCGGAGTCCTTGCCCTGGTCCTTCTTCTGCTTGGTGCGCCGGTTCTGGAACCAGACCTTGACCTGCAGGCCGGGGAGAGAGGCAGGGTCAGCGGGGCGGGAGGAGCGGAGCCCCCCGGCAGGTGCCCCGGGACCCCGGCGCGGCtccgcggggcggggggaggcTGCGGGGGAGGGCGCACGGACGCTTGGCAGCGGGGAGCGATTCCAAAACGCACAAAGCCGAGCTCACAGAACGCAACCCCCCGCACCCTCGGTCTGGTCCCGGTTTCGGGGTGACCCCGGGGCCTTTCGTTCTGCATCTTTAACCAGACCTCTCACTTCGTCCTAGTTTACTACAGGCCGGGAATTCTCTGGGAGACGGAGCCAGCCCTTTCTCACCGCTTTATTCTAAGCCGGCTCAGCCGGAGCCCCGGGCACTCTGCGGCTCCCAGCAGCCGCTGCCCGCTCCGACTGCCCTTCCTGGGGGTAACATGAGCAATGAGCTTCTTCCCCCGTATTCCAAACTGGACGCTTTCTCTCCACCCgcagataattttaaataatattcaACTTTAAAAAGGAATCCTGGAAGTCActcaaaaaacaacaaacaaaaccaaaaccaaaacacaacaaaacccacccatGGCAGGTTCTGTAACCTACGAGCTGTTGAACTTGTCATTCCTATCcggcaaggaaagaaaaaagctaattAACGTGTCAGGGAAATTTACTGTTATATCATGTTCTGTGGAAATATGAAACCGGTTTTAAGAAGTTTGGACTTTTTGGATGCTTCCCCGCTCTCTCACACAGTTTTAGGCCTCCTGTCGGTCCCGGGCCTTTCTGCCCTGGAGGGTGGAGGAGCTATTCTCCCCCTCGGACATACAAGGACTCAAAATACGGCCCAAACTTCAGCCCTATGCCCGGATCTCTCACACCCAGGAAAGCCCAGGCCGAACATCTCCagcccggcagccccgggggaAGGTGCCCGTCTCCCCCTGCGACTTTGAGCGCCTGTATCCCGCTTGCTGCGGGCTGGGAGCGGCTCGGCCTCCCCCTCGCTTCTCCCCGGCCGCAGCAGCGAAATCTCCGCTCCCGGGGGCGGCCGGCTCCGCGCAGCCGGGCACACCGAgcccggcggggcccgggcggATCCCCGCGGGCCGGACCTGGGGGAGCCGCTCCCGGTCCGGCAGGAGCTTGGCTTCGTGGCCAAGCTCCCTCCGAAGCCCTCTGGCAGGGTCGCCTCGCCCTTGGCCAGCTGTCCCCTTCCCGTGGCACACGCAGTTAGGGACACACGCAGTTAAGGGGTCCCCAGCCGGGACTCCTCAGCCACGACCCCCTCAGCTCCATCCCTCCGGCGGGGCGCGTCCCCCAGGCCGGACACGCGTGGGCACCTCGGGGGCTGCCTCGCCCCTCGCCCCGCGGGGCTGCGCTGGGGGCGCAGGAGGCGCGCAGGGCCGCGTCCCTGGGGCCCGCAGGGCACGGAGATGCCCGGGCCGGGAAGGGGATCCccggagcagggcagggcagggcagggcaggcgcGGCTCCCCGTCCTTCAGGCGCTACCTGAGTCTCGGAGAGATTGAGCTGGCGGGCGAGCTCGGTGCGCTCCCGCCCCACGACGTACTGGCAGCGCTGGAACTCCATCTCCAGGCGGTAGAGCTGCTCGGCCGTGAAGGAGGTGCGGGTCCGCTTGGGACGGTCCAGATCAAGCCCTTTAGGCAGAATAATCTCTCGGATTGAACCTTTGGCATCTGGCAAAGAAAGGCGCAGTCAGCTTCATACCCGGGCAAC is a window encoding:
- the VAX1 gene encoding ventral anterior homeobox 1, whose product is MFGKQDKMDVRCSSETEANRVSKNGHKEGKESKGSEGNISTSFLKDQQGTFSASAATEGCNKSKSSSADPDYCRRILVRDAKGSIREIILPKGLDLDRPKRTRTSFTAEQLYRLEMEFQRCQYVVGRERTELARQLNLSETQVKVWFQNRRTKQKKDQGKDSELRSVVSETAATCSVLRLLEQGRLLSPPGLPGLLPPCATGALGSALRGPGLAAAGGGSAAAAPGGGGSPHPPAASGAAGPPPPAALHGAAAAGHGLFGLPVPALLGSVAGRLSSAPLAVAGSLAGNLQELSARYLSSSAFEPYSRTNNKESAEKKALD